In a single window of the Raphanus sativus cultivar WK10039 chromosome 9, ASM80110v3, whole genome shotgun sequence genome:
- the LOC108826011 gene encoding uncharacterized protein LOC108826011: protein MVEIHGRFKRTETAFNLSAARQRPPYYDSSGSNHSPEETGDLSDLVASFIEMEGEKKNPEEEMEYSSDNEYDDVKERLRNLLEGLSVGEYRMKILAATEVARKFVGDIVQHGSSKRQLMDFLRNKGFDAGLCESRWERFGKNTAGKHEYVDVRCGGDHNRYIVETNLTGEFEIARPTKRYNSIISQVPRVFVGTPEELKKLVRIMCHEMKRSLKQVGIHVPPWRRKGYMQAKWFGFYKRTSTTTNHEMVGNNTKSSIGTIGFRGCKEKIWEAKSLKVMVGQLSVAFNAGGVEV from the exons ATGGTTGAGATTCATGGGAGGTTCAAGAGAACTGAGACGGCTTTCAACTTGTCGGCGGCGCGTCAACGTCCGCCGTATTATGACAGCAGTGGAAGTAATCACTCACCGGAGGAAACAGGGGATCTTTCGGATTTGGTTGCCTCTTTTATCGAAATGGAAGGAGAAAAAAAGAATCCGGAGGAGGAAATGGAATATTCTTCCGACAACGAGTACGATGATGTGAAGGAGAGGTTACGTAATCTTCTAGAAGGTTTATCCGTCGGTGAATATCGGATGAAAATATTGGCCGCAACGGAGGTTGCCAGAAAATTCGTCGGAGATATTGTTCAACATGGTTCTTCTAAGCGCCAATTGATGGATTTTCTACGTAACAAGGGCTTTGATGCAG GTCTTTGCGAGTCACGATGGGAAAGATTCGGCAAGAACACCGCCGGAAAACACGAGTACGTCGACGTTCGTTGCGGTGGAGATCATAATCGCTATATAGTGGAGACAAATCTCACCGGAGAGTTTGAAATAGCGAGGCCAACAAAGAGATACAACTCCATAATAAGCCAAGTGCCACGTGTCTTCGTGGGAACTCCGGAAGAGCTGAAAAAGCTCGTCAGGATAATGTGCCACGAGATGAAACGTTCGCTGAAGCAAGTGGGGATACACGTGCCACCGTGGAGGAGAAAAGGCTACATGCAAGCGAAGTGGTTCGGTTTCTATAAACGAACTTCGACGACGACTAATCACGAAATGGTTGGTAATAATACTAAAAGTAGCATCGGTACGATTGGGTTTAGGGGTTGCAAGGAAAAAATTTGGGAAGCAAAAAGTCTTAAGGTTATGGTTGGTCAGCTTTCGGTTGCTTTCAACGCTGGTGGTGTTGAAGTGTAA